The following are encoded in a window of Sminthopsis crassicaudata isolate SCR6 chromosome 3, ASM4859323v1, whole genome shotgun sequence genomic DNA:
- the LOC141564486 gene encoding LOW QUALITY PROTEIN: sialic acid-binding Ig-like lectin 13 (The sequence of the model RefSeq protein was modified relative to this genomic sequence to represent the inferred CDS: inserted 1 base in 1 codon), whose translation MDLLLLLLLLLPLLWRGTISQNEDHGIHVQQTVTVQEGLCVXIPCSFYYPQRYKNNKTVHGYWYYSGFWNNKYLVATSDRQVKTDSWGGGQFHLTGDPHRDNCSLRLTRAQKKDIGTYFFRVQKDNMAYNYIKKMVSIQVVDLTQRPAIHLPEVLQAGLQVNLTCTVPGACREGTAITFLWSGAALSASLDLSSPRLLFTPKPQDHGTSLTCKVTFKDFSVTTRTTTQLSVIYPPQAMNIIAYVENGTDSALPRNASSLVVLEGESLTLACHSKSKPPATLSWAHENQVLNSTQNPSAGVLYLKLSKLGSEARGEYTCHARNPLGIQSYSVRLCVQTLTQRPELHVPEILESGKPVTLTCLVPGLCRQGKHFTYLWTGPALSSQDSALLNTSKLLFIPHAQDHGTNVTCGVMFPKARVSLERTVRLTVIYPPQNMTIRVSRANRTGLELLGNTSSLQAQEGESLTLICAIKSNPPAALLWTYRNQVLQSPEGSDAGILALELPKLRPKDRGEYTCRAQHPLGAQQHTVRLCVQTCSCCPVSEEEDGSWPLIFTLLRGALMGVSFLLTYGLTWLYYTCRVSQPPDTTDKSEPMDIYSVPEWYGTLDMPKMETCQKKPQ comes from the exons GAACCATCTCTCAAAATGAGGACCATGGGATTCACGTCCAGCAGACGGTGACTGTGCAGGAGGGGCTGTGCG TCATCCCCTGCTCCTTCTATTACCCCCAGAGATATAAGAATAACAAGACTGTCCACGGGTACTGGTACTACAGCGGCTTTTGGAACAATAAGTATCTTGTGGCCACCAGTGACCGCCAGGTGAAGACCGATTCCTGGGGCGGAGGCCAGTTCCACCTCACTGGAGACCCCCACAGGGACAACTGCTCCCTGCGTCTGACTAGAGCCCAGAAGAAAGATATAGGGACCTACTTCTTCCGGGTACAGAAGGACAATATGGCTTACAATTACATTAAGAAGATGGTATCTATCCAGGTAGTTG ATCTAACCCAGAGGCCGGCAATCCACCTGCCGGAGGTCCTGCAGGCCGGGCTCCAGGTGAATCTGACCTGCACGGTTCCCGGGGCCTGCAGAGAAGGGACAGCCATCACTTTCCTCTGGAGTGGGGCTGCCCTGTCGGCCTCTCTGGATCTCTCCTCCCCCCGACTCCTCTTCACCCCCAAGCCTCAGGACCATGGCACCAGTCTCACCTGTAAAGTGACCTTCAAGGACTTCAGCGTGACCACAAGGACCACAACCCAGCTCAGCGTTATCT ACCCTCCTCAGGCTATGAACATCATTGCTTATGTGGAAAATGGGACAG ACTCAGCTCTCCCAAGAAATGCCTCATCCCTGGTGGTCCTGGAGGGGGAATCCCTGACTCTGGCCTGTCACTCGAAGAGCAAGCCCCCGGCCACACTGAGCTGGGCTCACGAAAACCAAGTGCTGAATTCTACCCAGAACCCATCTGCTGGGGTCCTCTACCTGAAGCTGTCCAAACTGGGGAGCGAGGCCAGGGGAGAATACACCTGTCACGCCAGGAACCCGCTGGGGATTCAGAGCTACTCCGTGAGGCTCTGTGTGCAGA ctctgacccagAGGCCAGAGCTGCACGTCCCAGAGATCCTGGAGTCGGGGAAGCCGGTCACCTTGACCTGTTTGGTTCCTGGGCTCTGCAGACAAGGGAAGCACTTCACCTACCTCTGGACTGGACCTGCCCTTTCCTCCCAGGACTCCGCCCTGCTGAACACCTCCAAACTCCTCTTCATCCCCCATGCCCAGGATCACGGCACTAATGTCACCTGCGGGGTGATGTTTCCCAAGGCCAGAGTGAGCTTGGAGAGAACCGTCCGGCTCACAGTTATCT ACCCTCCTCAGAATATGACCATCCGTGTTTCCCGAGCAAACAGAACAG GCCTAGAATTACTAGGAAACACCTCGTCCCTGCAGGCTCAGGAGGGTGAGTCCCTGACTCTCATCTGTGCCATTAAAAGCAACCCCCCAGCCGCCCTTCTCTGGACCTACAGAAACCAAGTCCTTCAGTCCCCAGAGGGCTCTGATGCTGGGATCCTGGCCCTGGAGCTGCCCAAGCTGAGGCCCAAGGACAGGGGTGAATACACCTGCCGAGCTCAGCACCCCCTGGGAGCCCAGCAGCACACAGTGAGGCTCTGTGTACAGA CCTGCTCTTGTTGCCCTGTTTCTGAGGAGGAGGATGGTTCCTGGCCTTTGATCTTCACCCTGCTTCGAGGAGCCCTCATGGGAGTCAGCTTTCTTCTCACCTATGGCCTTACCTGGCTCTATTACACCTG TCGAGTCAGCCAGCCTCCGGATACCACCGACAAGAGTGAGCCGATGGACATTTACTCAGTCCCTGAGTGGTACGGGACCCTGGATATGCCAAAGATGGAGACCtgccaaaaaaaacctcaatag
- the LOC141564488 gene encoding testis-expressed protein 101-like encodes MGQSAAAETMAGKLRLGAALCHLWFCLSSTAELRCHQLPLTQLGPAPGPSPGPGPGPASAVQECEKLEVCQHTLLRVSTGPVVASFRSKGCILPGLQTTGVSQYRQPPEVSITLYVHMCPTDLCNDDSTSASVWNVSAGSRNPNSSTSVPGGPRCQACAALESCPKDSPSVSCPPSSRCYRGVLKLMTNNVSLPLALWGCGSWSNCSLLDGFWTPGPIALSEACEDEEEKRNLLGRWAEKNQGVSLDLGPRQVRLGSLLALGGRLLTRL; translated from the exons ATGGGTCAGAGCGCTGCTGCAGAGACCATGGCGGGGAAGCTGCGTCTGGGGGCTGCGCTCTGCCACTTGTGGTTCTGCCTCAGCA GCACAGCGGAGCTTCGCTGCCACCAGCTGCCGCTCACCCAGCTCGGCCCGGCCCCCGGCCccagccccggccccggccccggcccggcCTCGGCTGTGCAGGAGTGCGAGAAGCTGGAAGTGTGCCAGCACACGCTGCTGCGGGTGTCCACCG gcccCGTGGTCGCCTCCTTCCGCAGTAAGGGCTGCATCCTGCCGGGGCTGCAGACCACCGGGGTGTCCCAGTACCGCCAGCCCCCCGAAGTGAGCATCACCCTCTACGTGCACATGTGCCCCACGGACCTGTGCAACGACGACAGCACCTCGGCCTCCGTCTGGAATGTGTCTG CTGGCTCCAGAAACCCCAACAGCAGCACCTCTGTGCCCGGCGGCCCCCGGTGCCAGGCCTGCGCCGCCCTGGAATCCTGCCCCAAGGACTCACCCTCGGTCTCCTGCCCCCCGAGCAGCCGCTGCTACCGAGGGGTCCTCAAGCTCATGACCA ACAACGTCTCCCTGCCCCTGGCCCTGTGGGGCTGCGGGTCCTGGTCCAACTGCAGTCTGCTGGACGGCTTCTGGACACCCGGGCCCATTGCCTTGAGTGAGGCTTGTGAGGacgaggaggaaaagaggaactTACTGGGCCGCTGGGCCGAGAAAAATCAAGGGGTTTCACTGGACCTGGGACCACGGCAGGTGAGACTGGGGTCCCTGCTGGCCCTCGGGGGACGCCTCCTTACCCGGCTCTGA